The window CTGGTGCTAGAGCTAATGTTGGAATAACTAAAGGTAGATATTGTTATGGTTGCATTGTTGTTTCTGCTCAACATGTTGATACGGATGACACTCCTCCTGATCAGCGGCACCTTTGTCGTCTTGGTGTTTCAAGAGGGGATGATGCTGTTGGAACTCTTGGTGAGACAAAATATAGCTTTGGTTTCGGTGGCACCGGAAAGTTCTCCAATGCCGGCAAGTTTATGAATTTCGGTGATATGTTTGGCGTTGGTGATACAATAGTCTGTTGCATTGATCTTGAGAGTAAGCCATTTGCTACTATTGGTTTCTCTAAGAATGGTAAATGGTTAGGTACTGCGTTTCAATTTGATGTCGCTTCTCTTGGTCTTGGAGCGGATTCTTCTCTTTCAAAGGTTTCTCCTTGGGAATGGGCACTTTTTCCGCATGTTCTGTTGAAAAATGTTGTGGTCCAGATGCAGTTCAGTGTTGAACAAGGACTTGTCCCTCAAGAAGGGTTCAGACCTTGGGCCTTGGCAGTTGCGGATGGAAATGCGGTTAAGGGACCTTCgttttttgattcaaaggattgtgaatTAATGATGCTAGTAGGATTACCGGCTTCAGGCAAAACAACTTGGGCTGAAAAATGGGTGAAAGATCACCCCGAGAAGCGTTATGTTTTACTTGGCACAAACTTAATTCTTGAACAGATGAAGGTTAGTTTAGCTCTCGATCAATTTTTGGTTGTAATTTTTCTATCTTCAATTTTTGCTTAACCCACTGATGTTTAGGTTCCTGGACTGTTGCGGAAAAACAACTACGGTGAAAGGTTTGATCGTTTGATGGACAGGGCAAGTGCAATGTTCAATGTAATTTTGTCCAGGGCGGCTAACATACCTCGTAACTATATAATCGATCAAACAAATGTGTATAAAAATGCACGTAAGCGTAAGCTTGAGCCGTTCACACATTACCAAAAGGTTGTTATTTACCTATTTGTTTGTTGGAGCTTGGAAGATGATTTCAACACAGATTttgtaatataattttttgtttattcCAGACTGCTGTTGTAGTGTTCCCAATACCAGAAGAGCTCAAAAAACGGTCTGAGAAAAGATTTAAAGAAATGGGCAAAGAAGTTCCAGTTGATGCTTTGAATAGCATGATAGGTATTATTTTAACTTTACTTGTTATCTGGTGGtgtttaatatatcaatttttcTTAATATAAAGTATTCTTATGCTTGTTATGTAATTTTTACATCCATGGCAGCTAATTATGTATTACCTAAAAGCAAGGATTTGCCTCATTCAGATGAGTGTTTTGATCAGGTATATTTAGTGACTTACTCTGCTTTTTTTTTATGTGGCTATCAAATTATCAATCATGAATGGCAGTACTATAAATCTTAATTTGTATTTCAAGGTTCTGTTTATTGAGCTGAACCGAGACGCAtctcaaaaatatttggatcagatGAAGCAAGATATCCTATCTTCATCATATAACAGTCCATTGACATTATCGCTTAGAGGTTCTTCTCACTCTTCTTCTGGACCTACATTGCAAAATCAACGAAATTCGACAGGTTTTTATCTACTTGCAATTGCTTTTCGTTCTTGCAGCCTGTTTTATCGTATAATTATCTTTAATAATTCTGACGTTGTGGCACTCTTGCTCAGGAAGTGGCATTCACCAGTGGAGAGCTCATTCTCCCATCTTTCAAACCGACTATAGGATGCCTAGTCAGGTTAGTCAAATCAACCTATATTTCAACTTTCTATTAACTTCAAACTTTTCTGTAAAATAGCTGCAGTACTGACGATACAACGCAATATCATTATAGAATTTTAACAAATTGCTATTGTTTTGCAATAGgtatttaatgaaaaattattGTCAAATAGTTGGGCTATTGCAGTTCTACATTGCAGAATTTACAACATTGAAACTTTCTCATCTTAGTTATTTTTGTCTTGTGGCACTATGTTGATTCCTTGGTACATGCTCTCAGGTCAATACACATTGTCATATGAATGAACCTCAGATCAATATAAATTCATTGTTTGGAGGATATCCAAGCAGCCAAATTTCACCCTCTCAAAGTGGACGCTATTCCAATGGTGAAGCATCTTGTTTTTCTAGAAATAATGTTGGTTCCAATACAACTTATGGTGCCATCGAAGCATACAGAAACCCTGTTTTGGGTACCCATTATAGGCCAAACTCTGCAGGGAGCAACAATATGGGATTTCATGGAAGACCTTATGTTGAATACCGGGAATCGCAGCCTTTCAATTATAGTACACACAGTAGaccttgtgagatattggatcgaactctagtattgtcgaagggtagcttcttggttcgacagttcgaccgagttaagcatgaagtcgaaggattgttcacatgctggtgtcgaagtgtgcatgctgtagtcgaagatgggtctagcatgcagatgtcgaagatgctagggttgttagcatgttaaattaggttttagtgtttaaaccctaatttgttaagttagcttgtttattaagttggcttgtgtaatgggccttgctgaaaaagcccattagttagtatgttaggttttattataaatagcatactagtctctcatcattgctaagctgcaaatcctaatttagggtgagagaggttatttgttattcttgtaaacttgtaatcttgttttaagagaaagtgaaagaatagcagttataaccaattcttgtattcttattctcttccctaattccctattatactttgttattggtatcgtttttcacaacaaattggtgcggtgagcgtggagaagatgccgtcaacaaagtatgagattgaaaagttcaccggagtgaatgatttcggtctgtggcgcttgaagatgaaagccctactggttcagcagggttgtttggaagcgttgaagggagaggcagccatgaatgctgcattaacggcagcggagaagacgactatgattgagaaggcacacagcgcaattttgttgagccttggtgataaggttctcaggcaggtatcaaaggagacgacggcatcagggttatgggtgaaacttgaaagtttgtacatgaccaaatcgctggtaaatcgactctacctgaagcaagctttgtattcattcaagatgattgaagacaaagtattggctgagcagttggatatgttcaacaagctgattcttgatcttgaaaatattgatgtaaaaatcgatgatgaagatcaagcgctgttactattgtgttctttgcctcgatcacatgctcacttcaaagaaactctcttgtatggaagggagtccctgacgtttgaagaagttcaatcagccttgtactctaaggacttgaatgaacgaaaggagcataaaccttcgactgttggcgaaggtttggccattaaaggaaaactcttacgaaaggatagtaagttcgacaagaagaaaggcaaaagtcagtcgaagacttacagtggcgaagcatctggcattcgatgctaccattgtaagaaggagggtcacacaagaaaggtgtgccctgaacgcttgaaatatcatggaggtaaggataatggcaacgctgccattgttcaagatgatttcgaatcatctgatgttcttgtggtttcaagcagtgactctaagaaggagtggattatggattcaggttgcacttggcacatgactccaaacaaagacttgttcgaggaattatgtgatcaagatggtggatcagtattgctgggaaacaacaaggcttgcaagattgcaggtgttggatctgtgagattcaagctccatgatgagtcaataaggttggtgactgaagtcaggtatgttcctgatttgaagagaaatttgctttctcttggtgaattcgacaagaaaggatatgttttccaaggagagaaaagcatcctaagagtcatgaaggggtcgaaggaagtcttgagaggcgtgaagaaacaaggcttgtatacccttgaggctgaagttgtaagtggttcgacaaatgttgtatccacgaaacctttgtcgaagacagaaatctagcacatgagattgggccatgtcagtgaaaggggtctggtcgaattagggaaacaaaatctgcttggtggagacaaaatcgaaaagctgaagttttgtgaaccctgtgtacttggaaaatcttgcagagtgaagttcaacaaaggcaaacaaagaacacatggatcccttgattacatccatgctgatctttgggggcctgcaaggtgtccatcacattcaggagcaaggtattttctatccatagtagatgattattccagaaaattatgggtattcatccagaagactaaggatgaaacttttgaaaatttcaaaagttggaagactctggttgaaaatcagactggcagaaaggtcaagaggttgagaaccgacaatggccttgaattttgcaatgaggcattcgacagtttttgtgttgcctctggtattgcaaggcatagaactactgcaggtactccacagcaaaatggtttggctgaaaggtttaaccgaactattttggagagagtcagatgcatgttaactagtgcggggttaacaaaggtgttctgggctgaggctgtttcgacagcaacatatctgataaacagatgtccttcgacagcgttagatatgaagacacctgaagaagtttggtcgggacatccaccagatctcgacaaactgagagtatttggctgcgtagcctatgctcacattaggcaagacaaggtcgaacctagagctctgaaatgcatgttcatgggataccctgaaggagtcaaagcttatagg is drawn from Vicia villosa cultivar HV-30 ecotype Madison, WI unplaced genomic scaffold, Vvil1.0 ctg.000044F_1_1, whole genome shotgun sequence and contains these coding sequences:
- the LOC131622757 gene encoding uncharacterized protein LOC131622757, with protein sequence MAPTKRHFSCEEDEASTHHKKAKEVVLEPLTSSSCVVLNSADCDLDFNIECNGLLGYGLHEQGFGYCWSGARANVGITKGRYCYGCIVVSAQHVDTDDTPPDQRHLCRLGVSRGDDAVGTLGETKYSFGFGGTGKFSNAGKFMNFGDMFGVGDTIVCCIDLESKPFATIGFSKNGKWLGTAFQFDVASLGLGADSSLSKVSPWEWALFPHVLLKNVVVQMQFSVEQGLVPQEGFRPWALAVADGNAVKGPSFFDSKDCELMMLVGLPASGKTTWAEKWVKDHPEKRYVLLGTNLILEQMKVPGLLRKNNYGERFDRLMDRASAMFNVILSRAANIPRNYIIDQTNVYKNARKRKLEPFTHYQKTAVVVFPIPEELKKRSEKRFKEMGKEVPVDALNSMIANYVLPKSKDLPHSDECFDQVLFIELNRDASQKYLDQMKQDILSSSYNSPLTLSLRGSSHSSSGPTLQNQRNSTGSGIHQWRAHSPIFQTDYRMPSQVFNEKLLSNSWAIAVLHCRIYNIETFSS